The proteins below are encoded in one region of Chromatiales bacterium:
- a CDS encoding DUF2818 family protein: MNWLADNIVWIYLLVAFVAANLPWLSDRLFFVVPMEKGKSAWWRLLEWLVLYLAVGAMGFGLEWKLSGGTHSQDWEFYAVTLALFLVFALPGFIWRYDLSHYFKRRAAR, translated from the coding sequence ATGAACTGGCTGGCCGACAACATCGTCTGGATCTACCTGCTGGTCGCCTTCGTGGCGGCCAACCTGCCGTGGCTGAGCGACCGGCTGTTCTTCGTTGTGCCGATGGAGAAGGGCAAGTCGGCCTGGTGGCGGCTGCTGGAATGGCTGGTGCTTTATCTGGCGGTCGGCGCGATGGGTTTCGGCCTGGAATGGAAGCTGTCCGGCGGCACCCACAGCCAGGACTGGGAGTTCTACGCGGTGACGCTCGCGCTGTTTCTGGTGTTCGCACTGCCGGGGTTCATCTGGCGTTACGACCTCAGTCACTACTTCAAACGCCGCGCTGCGCGTTAA
- a CDS encoding ATPase codes for MQESSSTETIGVVSGASDLLARLTPLADPLGLRLQCLEEGDAGTPLLLVLVAMPPGDDPLGPALDWRERAGVPVVVLLPEAATDLQARVEQAGIAWLGSPPDAAGLRLAVQMARMQAVQLDARQAELALARDRLMQSDRLASIGQLAAGVAHEINNPVGYINSNLGTLAEYVDDLFRLLDAYQALETPDGDADVLRQSIRELRESIRLDFLREDLGSLVAESREGVSRVRQIIEDLKDFSRAGEGEREALDLNRAMERTLNIVHNELKYKAEVVLELGELPPVECQASQIGQVMMNLLVNAAQAIEGQGRIVIRTGTQGAEQVWFEVEDTGQGIEPEVLRHIFDPFYTTKPVGEGTGLGLSISYGIVQRHGGGIEVDSHPGQGTRFRVVLPVAGGDRS; via the coding sequence ATGCAGGAATCATCCTCAACGGAGACGATCGGTGTCGTGTCCGGTGCCAGCGACTTGCTGGCCCGGCTCACCCCCCTGGCCGACCCTCTTGGCCTGCGGCTGCAGTGTCTGGAGGAAGGCGATGCCGGGACGCCGCTCCTGCTGGTGCTGGTGGCGATGCCCCCCGGGGACGATCCGCTCGGGCCGGCACTGGACTGGCGCGAGCGGGCAGGGGTGCCGGTGGTGGTCCTGCTGCCGGAGGCCGCCACCGACCTGCAGGCGCGTGTGGAACAGGCCGGGATTGCCTGGCTTGGCTCGCCGCCCGATGCGGCAGGCCTGCGCCTGGCGGTGCAGATGGCGCGTATGCAGGCGGTACAGCTGGATGCGCGCCAGGCCGAGCTCGCCCTGGCCCGGGACCGCCTGATGCAGTCGGACCGTCTGGCCTCCATCGGCCAGCTCGCAGCCGGGGTGGCGCACGAGATCAACAATCCCGTCGGGTACATCAATTCCAACCTGGGTACGCTCGCCGAGTATGTCGACGACCTGTTCCGGTTGCTCGATGCCTACCAGGCCCTGGAGACGCCCGATGGCGACGCGGATGTCCTCCGCCAGTCGATTCGCGAGCTGCGCGAATCCATCCGGCTCGATTTCCTGCGCGAGGACCTGGGATCGCTGGTGGCGGAATCCCGTGAAGGGGTCTCGCGGGTGCGGCAGATCATCGAGGACCTCAAGGACTTCTCGCGCGCCGGCGAGGGCGAACGCGAGGCACTGGATCTGAATCGTGCCATGGAGCGTACCCTCAACATCGTGCACAACGAGCTCAAGTACAAGGCCGAGGTGGTGCTCGAACTTGGTGAACTGCCGCCGGTGGAATGTCAGGCCTCGCAGATCGGCCAGGTGATGATGAACCTGCTGGTCAATGCGGCCCAGGCTATCGAGGGGCAGGGGCGCATCGTGATCCGCACCGGTACCCAGGGGGCGGAGCAGGTCTGGTTCGAGGTGGAGGACACGGGGCAGGGCATCGAGCCGGAGGTGCTGCGCCATATCTTCGATCCCTTTTACACCACCAAGCCGGTCGGCGAGGGCACGGGGCTGGGTCTGTCCATCTCCTATGGCATCGTCCAGCGCCATGGCGGCGGGATCGAGGTGGACAGTCACCCCGGACAGGGCACGCGCTTCCGGGTCGTGCTGCCGGTGGCCGGTGGTGACCGGTCTTGA
- the rimP gene encoding ribosome maturation factor RimP, with the protein MALFSFWKPIVRDDPLQLEALIRPVVEGLGLELWGLEYRPQKNSALLRVFIDSAEGVSLDDCSNVSEQLSALFDVEDPIPVAYTLEVSSPGLDRVLFEPEHYQRYIGRRLKLRLKFPVDGRRRATGTLESVEAEKIVVDVDGEPFAVPFDAIDRARLVLEVK; encoded by the coding sequence ATGGCCCTTTTTTCGTTTTGGAAGCCGATTGTGCGTGATGACCCGTTACAGCTCGAGGCCCTGATCCGGCCCGTGGTCGAAGGGCTCGGGCTCGAGCTCTGGGGCCTGGAATACCGGCCACAGAAGAACAGCGCCCTGTTGCGCGTGTTCATCGACAGCGCGGAAGGCGTCTCGCTGGACGACTGCTCCAATGTGAGCGAGCAGCTCAGCGCGCTGTTCGACGTCGAGGACCCGATCCCGGTGGCCTACACCCTGGAGGTATCCTCCCCGGGGCTGGACCGCGTGCTGTTCGAACCCGAGCACTATCAGCGCTATATCGGCCGTCGGCTCAAGCTGCGGCTCAAATTCCCGGTCGACGGGCGCCGCCGTGCCACCGGCACGCTGGAGTCGGTCGAGGCCGAAAAGATTGTGGTGGATGTCGATGGCGAACCCTTTGCGGTGCCCTTCGATGCCATCGACCGGGCGCGACTCGTGCTCGAAGTGAAGTAA
- the nusA gene encoding transcription termination/antitermination protein NusA, which translates to MNKEILLVVDAVSNEKGVDKSIIFEAIEAALASATRKKHGGDIDVRVSIDRETGDYETFRRWLVVDDEDPEFESPERQMLLSYAQRDYGDSVEVGDYVEQPMDSVEFGRIAAQTAKQVIVQKVREAERQQVVDAYIDRVGELVMGIVKRVERSGIFLDLGNNAEAFIPREEMVARESVRPGDRLRGYLKDVRSEMRGPQLFVSRTAPEFLIELFKLEVPEVGQGLIDIMGAARDPGLRAKIAVRSNDPRLDPVGACVGMRGSRVQTVSNELAGERVDIILWDDNPAQFVINAMSPAEVQSIVVDEDAHSMDIAVAEDKLSQAIGRGGQNIKLASQLTGWELNVMTVEQAEEKSEEEAKALVNTFMEQLDVDEEVAAILVQEGFSSIEEVAYVPESELFEIEEFDEGIVAELRGRARDALLTRAIASEEVLGANEPAADLLEMEGMNRELAYELAARGVVTREDLAEQAVDDLLEIESLDEETAAQLIMTARAPWFENETQA; encoded by the coding sequence ATGAACAAAGAAATCTTGCTGGTAGTTGATGCGGTATCCAACGAGAAGGGTGTGGACAAGTCGATCATCTTCGAGGCGATCGAGGCTGCGCTGGCGTCGGCGACCCGCAAGAAGCACGGTGGCGACATCGATGTGCGCGTTTCCATCGATCGCGAGACTGGCGACTACGAGACCTTCCGCCGCTGGCTGGTGGTGGATGACGAGGATCCGGAATTCGAGTCGCCCGAGCGCCAGATGCTGCTGAGCTACGCGCAGCGCGACTACGGCGACAGCGTCGAGGTCGGCGACTACGTCGAGCAGCCGATGGATTCGGTGGAGTTCGGACGCATCGCGGCGCAGACCGCCAAGCAGGTCATCGTGCAGAAGGTGCGCGAGGCCGAGCGTCAGCAGGTGGTGGACGCCTACATCGACCGCGTCGGTGAGCTCGTGATGGGCATTGTCAAGCGCGTGGAGCGCAGCGGTATCTTCCTGGACCTGGGCAACAATGCCGAGGCCTTCATCCCGCGCGAGGAAATGGTCGCCCGCGAGTCCGTGCGTCCCGGCGATCGCCTGCGCGGTTATCTGAAAGACGTGCGTTCCGAGATGCGTGGCCCGCAGCTGTTCGTCAGCCGCACCGCTCCGGAATTCCTCATCGAGCTGTTCAAGCTGGAGGTGCCGGAGGTCGGCCAGGGTCTCATCGATATCATGGGCGCCGCCCGCGATCCGGGGCTGCGCGCCAAGATCGCCGTGCGTTCCAACGATCCGCGCCTGGACCCTGTCGGCGCCTGCGTCGGCATGCGCGGCTCGCGCGTACAGACCGTTTCCAACGAGCTGGCCGGTGAGCGCGTGGACATCATCCTGTGGGATGACAATCCGGCGCAGTTCGTCATCAACGCCATGTCCCCGGCCGAGGTGCAGTCCATCGTCGTCGACGAGGACGCGCACAGCATGGATATCGCGGTGGCCGAGGACAAGCTCTCCCAGGCCATCGGTCGCGGCGGCCAGAACATCAAGCTGGCCAGTCAGCTCACCGGCTGGGAGCTCAACGTGATGACTGTCGAGCAGGCCGAGGAGAAGAGCGAGGAAGAGGCCAAGGCGCTGGTCAATACCTTCATGGAACAGCTCGATGTGGACGAGGAAGTCGCTGCCATCCTGGTGCAGGAAGGCTTTTCCAGCATCGAGGAAGTGGCCTATGTGCCGGAGTCCGAGCTGTTCGAAATCGAGGAGTTCGACGAGGGTATCGTCGCCGAGCTGCGCGGCCGTGCGCGCGATGCGCTGCTGACGCGCGCCATCGCCAGTGAAGAGGTGCTGGGCGCCAACGAGCCGGCTGCCGATCTGCTTGAGATGGAAGGCATGAATCGCGAGCTGGCCTACGAGCTGGCGGCGCGTGGCGTGGTCACCCGCGAGGATCTCGCCGAGCAGGCCGTGGACGATCTGCTCGAAATCGAATCACTGGACGAAGAAACCGCGGCTCAGCTCATCATGACGGCGCGCGCGCCGTGGTTCGAGAACGAGACGCAGGCATAA
- the infB gene encoding translation initiation factor IF-2, whose protein sequence is MTNVTVKQLAEVVGTPVDRLLEQLRDAGIEVSGADGELTDKEKMQLLEHLRRSHGKDEGGRKITLRRKSTSELTVSGGAGRAKTVSVEVRKKRTYVKRAAEEEMPVEAAAELEAAPEPPKSRAAEIAKQIEEERKIAQAAQEASRKAEEEARKKAEEDAARKKIEEEEARKKAEEEAAQALAEQEARVAAEAEPRVAAKEPARKRTKAKGGKDDDEGATRYGRKELHVASDKTGRRRKKGPRRPLGQPAAAGAGKHGFEKPTAPVVREVEVPENITVAELAQKLAVKAPELIKALMGMGVMATINQPIDQDTAILVVEELGHKGRPMEQRDAEAEIIAVSEEEDTREQKPRPPVVTVMGHVDHGKTSLLDYIRRAKVASGEAGGITQHIGAYHVETDKGVVTFLDTPGHAAFTAMRARGAQATDIVVLVVAADDGVMPQTQEAIQHARAAGVPIVVAVNKIDKPEADPERVKNELSKYEVISEEWGGDTMFVNVSAMTGEGIDALLDALLLQSEVMELKAPDEGPASGIVIESSLEKGRGPVATILVQKGRLKRGDMILSGQEFGRVRAMFDENGQQVQEVGPSMPVAVLGLSGTPNAGDDVLAVENERKAREVAELRQEKLREKKLASQQAAKLDQIFNQMQHGEAAELNIMLKTDVQGSAEALRDSLVKLSTDEVKVNVIAAGVGGISESDVNLAVASGAIMIGFNVRADAAARRAAEDNEVDLRYYSVIYDAIDDVRQALSGMLSPEVREEIVGLAEVKDVFRSSAMGAVAGCLVVEGSVKRGNPIRVLRDNVVIYEGELESLRRHRDDVNEVRMGTECGIAVKNYNDVKPGDHIEVYERVEVARSI, encoded by the coding sequence ATGACGAATGTGACGGTTAAACAGCTCGCTGAAGTCGTCGGCACACCGGTTGACCGGCTGCTCGAGCAGCTGCGCGACGCCGGTATCGAGGTGTCGGGGGCGGATGGCGAGCTGACCGACAAGGAAAAGATGCAGCTGCTGGAGCACCTGCGTCGCAGCCATGGCAAGGATGAGGGTGGCCGCAAGATCACCCTGCGCCGCAAGAGCACCTCGGAACTGACCGTTTCCGGCGGCGCCGGTCGTGCCAAGACGGTGAGCGTGGAAGTGCGCAAGAAGCGCACCTACGTGAAGCGTGCCGCCGAGGAAGAGATGCCGGTCGAGGCGGCGGCCGAGCTGGAAGCCGCGCCGGAGCCGCCGAAGAGCCGTGCCGCCGAGATCGCCAAGCAGATCGAGGAAGAGCGCAAGATCGCCCAGGCCGCGCAGGAGGCCTCCCGCAAGGCCGAGGAAGAGGCGCGCAAGAAGGCAGAGGAAGACGCTGCTCGCAAGAAGATCGAGGAAGAAGAGGCGCGCAAGAAGGCCGAGGAAGAGGCCGCACAGGCATTGGCCGAGCAAGAGGCGCGTGTTGCCGCCGAGGCCGAGCCGCGCGTTGCCGCCAAGGAGCCGGCGCGCAAGCGCACCAAGGCCAAGGGTGGCAAGGACGATGACGAAGGCGCCACGCGTTACGGTCGCAAGGAGCTGCACGTCGCCAGCGACAAGACCGGTCGCCGTCGCAAGAAAGGGCCGCGTCGTCCGCTGGGTCAGCCGGCTGCCGCCGGTGCCGGCAAGCACGGTTTCGAAAAGCCCACCGCCCCGGTCGTGCGCGAGGTGGAGGTGCCGGAAAACATCACTGTGGCCGAACTGGCGCAGAAGCTCGCCGTGAAGGCACCCGAGCTGATCAAGGCGCTGATGGGCATGGGCGTGATGGCCACCATCAACCAGCCCATCGATCAGGACACCGCGATCCTGGTGGTCGAGGAACTGGGCCACAAGGGCCGGCCGATGGAACAGCGCGACGCCGAGGCCGAGATCATTGCAGTGTCCGAGGAAGAGGATACCCGCGAGCAGAAGCCGCGTCCGCCAGTGGTGACCGTGATGGGTCACGTCGACCACGGCAAGACCTCGCTGCTGGATTACATCCGCCGCGCCAAGGTGGCGTCTGGCGAGGCTGGCGGCATTACCCAGCATATCGGTGCCTACCACGTCGAGACCGACAAGGGTGTGGTCACCTTCCTGGATACGCCGGGCCACGCGGCCTTTACCGCGATGCGTGCGCGTGGCGCCCAGGCCACCGATATCGTGGTGCTGGTGGTGGCCGCCGACGACGGCGTCATGCCGCAGACCCAGGAGGCCATCCAGCATGCCCGCGCGGCGGGTGTGCCCATCGTCGTGGCGGTGAACAAGATCGACAAGCCCGAGGCCGATCCGGAACGGGTGAAGAACGAGCTCTCCAAGTACGAGGTCATCTCGGAAGAGTGGGGCGGCGACACCATGTTCGTGAATGTCTCGGCGATGACCGGCGAGGGCATCGATGCCCTGCTCGACGCCCTGCTGCTGCAATCCGAGGTGATGGAGCTCAAGGCCCCGGACGAAGGCCCGGCTTCGGGTATCGTCATCGAGTCCTCGCTGGAGAAGGGACGTGGCCCGGTGGCCACCATCCTGGTGCAGAAGGGTCGCCTGAAGCGCGGCGATATGATCCTCTCCGGCCAGGAGTTCGGCCGCGTGCGCGCCATGTTCGACGAGAATGGCCAGCAGGTGCAGGAGGTCGGTCCGTCCATGCCGGTGGCCGTGCTGGGTCTGTCCGGCACCCCCAACGCGGGTGACGACGTGCTGGCGGTGGAGAACGAGCGCAAGGCGCGCGAGGTTGCCGAGCTGCGCCAGGAAAAGCTGCGCGAGAAGAAGCTCGCCAGCCAGCAGGCCGCCAAGCTCGACCAGATCTTCAACCAGATGCAGCACGGCGAGGCCGCCGAACTCAACATCATGCTCAAGACCGACGTGCAGGGCAGTGCCGAGGCGCTGCGCGATTCGCTGGTCAAGCTCTCCACCGACGAGGTGAAGGTGAACGTGATCGCCGCCGGCGTGGGTGGCATCAGCGAATCCGACGTCAATCTGGCCGTGGCCTCGGGCGCGATCATGATCGGCTTCAACGTGCGTGCCGATGCGGCCGCCCGTCGCGCAGCCGAGGACAACGAGGTCGACCTGCGCTACTACAGCGTGATCTACGACGCCATCGACGATGTGCGCCAGGCCCTGTCCGGCATGCTCTCGCCGGAGGTGCGCGAGGAGATCGTCGGTCTGGCCGAGGTGAAGGACGTGTTCCGCTCCTCCGCCATGGGCGCGGTCGCCGGCTGTCTGGTGGTGGAAGGCTCCGTGAAGCGCGGCAACCCGATCCGTGTGCTGCGCGACAACGTCGTGATCTACGAGGGCGAGCTCGAATCGCTGCGCCGTCATCGCGACGACGTCAACGAGGTGCGCATGGGTACCGAGTGCGGTATCGCGGTGAAGAACTACAACGACGTCAAGCCCGGCGACCACATCGAGGTCTACGAGCGCGTCGAAGTGGCCCGCAGCATCTGA
- the rbfA gene encoding 30S ribosome-binding factor RbfA, with the protein MPREFSRSDRVAEQLRRELAQLIRDEVKDPRVGMVTLGDVEVSKDLAYAKIFFTVFEDEKAGREAQAGLNRAAGFLRRQLSHIMRLRQVPELRFIFDETSIKGARLSALIDEAVRRDRQAHDDDPDPSND; encoded by the coding sequence ATGCCGCGTGAATTCTCCCGCAGCGACCGGGTCGCCGAACAGTTGCGTCGCGAGCTGGCGCAGCTGATCCGCGACGAGGTGAAGGATCCGCGCGTTGGCATGGTGACCCTGGGTGATGTCGAGGTATCGAAAGACCTCGCCTACGCCAAGATATTCTTCACCGTGTTCGAGGACGAGAAGGCGGGGCGTGAGGCCCAGGCCGGACTCAACCGTGCCGCCGGGTTCCTGCGCCGCCAGCTCAGCCATATCATGCGGCTGCGCCAGGTACCGGAACTGCGCTTCATCTTCGACGAGACCTCCATCAAGGGGGCGCGGCTGTCGGCTCTCATCGACGAGGCCGTGCGTCGTGACCGTCAGGCGCACGACGACGATCCGGATCCATCCAACGACTGA